The DNA segment GTTTTTCACAGTTACTACTTTGTCCGGCGAAATCAAGATAGCTGGGTAGTGATAAAAAGATAGAACTGATAAGGGGTTGAGGCTTTCGAAGGTTTTAGCGTATTGGTTAAATGTATCCAGAATGTTGTTTGAGTCGTCAATCATGAGCAGTTTGGGAATGAAGGATAGATAGGATGAAGCATACAGGCTGAATCAATCATTAGCTTTGTAAGAAGCTGATAATTGCGGCGGCTGTGGTTTCTGGATGACTGAAGCAGAAAGCGTGACCTGCCTCTGTAAGCACCTCTAGTTTGGCACCAGGGATATTTTTGGCTAAAAACTCACTATTTTGAGGCGGGATAATGCGATCGCTATCACCAGTGATTACTAATGTAGGAGCCGTTATCTTACCTAACAAGCTACAGGTATCATGGGTGCTCATCGCTTGATACTGACGGATCAGCGCTTCTCCTTGGCTGTGGTAAGGTGCAGTTGCTTGAAGAAACTCACCTATACGTAATTGATGCGCTTGCAAAAATCCCAGAGGAAAAAGCTGCTCTAAAATACTGCTACTCCCAAGCCCCGCAGGAGGATTAAACTGGCTACAGGTTCCGCCCGCCATCGTACAGCCTAAAATCAGTTTTTTGAGTTGATCAGTATGATTGAGGGCAAACTGTTGAGCTACCATACCGCCCATACTGATGCCAAACACATGCGCTTTAGTCTCACCCAGCATTTTTAATAAATCTGCGGCATCTTCTGCCATTTGAGCTGTGGTGTAAGCTCCCGCAGCTTGGCTCGTTTCTCCCGCATCTCGGTTATCAAACAAAATGAC comes from the Trichocoleus sp. FACHB-46 genome and includes:
- a CDS encoding alpha/beta fold hydrolase — protein: MPKIHVNGLDINYKIYGEGDPLLMIMGLSFSLLDWGTELPELLSRHYKVILFDNRDAGETSQAAGAYTTAQMAEDAADLLKMLGETKAHVFGISMGGMVAQQFALNHTDQLKKLILGCTMAGGTCSQFNPPAGLGSSSILEQLFPLGFLQAHQLRIGEFLQATAPYHSQGEALIRQYQAMSTHDTCSLLGKITAPTLVITGDSDRIIPPQNSEFLAKNIPGAKLEVLTEAGHAFCFSHPETTAAAIISFLQS